CCTTATAGCGTGGAAAGTTTTCCATCTATCCTGATATTGAGAGGTGAAAAGTGGAAAATATCCCCTTGATTTTTCCATGTGCTGATATTATAAATTTTTCTTATGAAAAACAAGTCAAAATTCAGACCAAATCCTGAGCTAAAACTCATGGATCAAGTTCGCGAGGTCTTGCGTTACCATCATTATGCCTACCGAACCGAGCAAACCTATTGCGACTGGATTGTGCGCTATATCCGGTTCTTTGGGGCGAAATACCACCCCTGCGATATGGGCAAAAAAGAGATCGAGGCTTTTTTGAGCCACCTGGCAACGGATTGCAAAGTCTCGGCAAACACTCAACGTCAAGCACTGAACGCTATCGTGTTTTTATACAGACAAGTTCTTGACCAACCGGTGGATGAGCTCATCGAGCATATAAAAGCCAGAAAAAACCGACGTCCACAGGTTGTGCTAAGCCAAAGCGAAGTTCAACAGGTGCTGGCCCGGATGACAGGGACGCATCTGTTAATGGCTCAGCTTCTGTACGGTGGCGGTCTGCGATGGATGGAATGTATCCGATTACGCGTGCAGGATCTTGATTTCGAAAGGGATTTGATCTACGTGAGGGATGGTAAAGGCGGGAAAGATCGAACCACGACCTTTCCAGCTTCGATAAAGAATGGCTTACAGACGCATGTCGACAGAATTGGGCAACTCCACGAACAGGATCTGGCCAAAGGATACGGAAGCGTCTATCTGCCCAATGCACTTGACATAAAATACCCAAATGCGGAAAAAGAATTCGCCTGGCAGTATGTTTTCCCAAGCAAACGCCTGAGCACAGATCCACGTTCCGGCAAGATTCGCCGCCATCATGTCCTTGAGTCCGGCTTGCAAAAGGCGGTAAAGGTTGCGGTAAACCGTGCCGGAATCCATAAAAGAGTCGGCTGTCATACCTTTCGCCATTCGTTCGCGACCCACTTGCTGGAAAACGGTGTGAATATCCGCGTGGTGCAGGAACTGATGGGGCATGCCGACGTCAAAACCACCGAGATTTACACCCATGTCATGGCCAAAAATATTGATGCTGTGACCAGCCCGCTCGATGTGCTATAGGGTACTTTGTCTTCGTGAAGTTTGCTAACTGCCGTATTTTTTACTTCTCTTGATCCCGCACCATCCCCACCCGCAGGTTCCTGTGATCTGCGCGGCCGTGATCATCCACCACCCGCACCACAAAATTTCCACTGACCGGTGACCAGAAAAAGTTTTCCCCGGCTTTGGATGTGCCGACAAAAGTGTCATCGACAAACCAGAACAGTTGCCGCACATCGGCGTCGGCGACGGCGCTGAATGGGATCTTTGCCGTGTTAAGAGTTTCGCTTTGCAGGCGGTAGGCGAGACCGGCCACCGGTGACTGGATCTTCGGTGCGGCTCCGGACAGGCTTTGCGTGTCGAGATCGCAGTCCGCTTCAAATGGTGGCGGGGTTTTAAGGGCGATACCGGCCTCACGAAAGATCCGTTGCAGGTCGGAGGGCCAGAACTCAAAGATACGCATTTCGGTGCGGCCCGGCTGCTGCCGGCAGGCGCGCAGACCGGTCTGGCTGTCCACCGGCACGGCGCGGTGAATGGCCGAGACTTTGATCGGTGAGACGCCGGGAATGAACCAGGAGGGGGTTGTGCGGGGGCAGTAGCGGCCGGGCAGGTCGCCGGTGTCGGCACACATATCCACCTGTTTTACATTAAGCAGACCGGGCTTGAGATTGCCGGTGGCCTGCCACGGCTGTGCGCCGCTCAGACTCTGGAAAATCTCGAACAGCAAGGGACCGGCGGCCTGGCGGCCGACGAAGGCGCGGTTTCCGGAGCCGTCGAAATTGCCGATCCACACCGCTACCACATAGGGCCCGGAGATGCCCACTGCCCAGGCATCGCGAAAGGCATGGGAGGTTCCGGTTTTCCAGGCGACCTCCATGCCGGTGGAATGTTGGCCGGGCAGGGGGGCGCGCAGCGCTGGCGGGTTGTCGCTCAGGATGTCGAGGATCAGGAAACAGGCCTCCGAACTCAAAGGCGATGACGGATTTTCCGATTTGGAGGCGGTGTTCAGCATGCGCAGTGGCTGCAGCCTGCCGCCGTTGGGCAGCATGGCGTAGAGCTTGAGCAGGTCAAGCATGGTCAGCTCCACGCCGCCCAGCGCCAGAGCCAGGCCGTAGTAGCTCGCCGGTTTTAGATTTTGCACTCCCGCGTTTTGCAGCAGTTCGTAGAGCCCTGGCGGATGCACCTTGGCCTGCAGGGCGGCGGCCGGCACGTTGCGGCTGGCGATGAGGGCGTCTCTTGCCAGCATCGGACCGAGGAAGGCCTGATCGTAGTTTTCCGGGGCGAAACCGCCGTAGCGGTGCGGCGCATCCTTGAGCATGCTCATCGGGTGGATCAGCCCCTGATCCATAGCCAGAGCATAAACGAAAGGTTTGAGGGTCGAACCGGGGGAGCGCTGCGCGCTGCAACCGTTGACCTGGCCCTGGATCGCGGCATCGAAGAAATCAGCGGAACCGACCAGCGCTGTCAGCTCCATGGTCTGGTAATTAAGGATAGCCACAGCGCCGTTGTTGATGCCGACATCCTTGCGTCGCGCCACATAACGGGCCAGATGTTGCTCGGCCATGCGCTGCACATCGCCATCGATGGTGGTGTCGATGTGGCCGCCTTGCATGAGTGGCAGGTGCCGCTCCAGCTCGGTGGTCAGGTGCGGGGCGCGAAACGGCAGCTGTTCAGGCGGGCGTATCTGCAGGGGCATGTCGAAAAAAGACTGCTGCGTCGCTGCGTTGGGGTGTTTCGCCAACCAGCGTCGAAACAACGGATCCCGGGCGACTTTCAGTGCTTGAAAGCCCTGCTCGGTGGTGGGGTTCCGCCTGACCGGATTCTGCGGGACCACGCACAGGCTCAGCGCCTCGGGCAGGCTTAAATCCTTGGCCGTCTTATTGAAATAGATCAGGCTGGCCGCTTCGATGCCCTCGATGTTGCGGCCATAGGGGGCGAGATTCAGATACGCCTCGAAAATCTCGTCTTTGCTGTAATGCCGGGATAACTGCAGCGCGCGCAGGATCTGCACCAGCTTGCCGCTCAGGTTGCGGGTTTGCAGATGCCAGCGCAGGCGGGCAACCTGCATGGTGATGGTTGAGGCGCCCACCGGGCGCTCGCGCACGACGTAACTGGTCCAGAAGGCGCGCAGCAGGGCCAACGGATCGACACCGGGATGCCGGTAGAAATCATGGTCTTCGTAGAGCAGGGTGGCTTCGCGCAGGGCCGGGGCGATTTCCTGCAGCGGCACCTGCAAACGGTAGCGGTCATCGTCGGCCAGGGTCAGGCGCAACAGCTTTCCCTGACGATCGAAGAAGGCCCGCGAACTGCTCTGGTAGCTCAGCAGGTTTGGTCGGGGAATGGCTAGAATCGCAGCCGTGGTCACCAGCAGCAGAATCACGGCTGCGCGCAATGTTTTATTCATCGTCAAAAACCAAAAAAATCTGTCTCACGCAAAGCCGCAAAGTCGCCAAGTAAAGCACTTCAGAATCATAAATCCTTTGGTAGTAAAGAGAAAATCCTTTGCGCCTTTGCGTCTTGAGTGAGCGCAGCGAACGGGCGTGAGGTAAGCCGTTGAATTTCAGGTTTTGCTTCCCATTGCGCCGTTACGAGAGCCCGGCTTTGACACATCAAGAACCGCCGGAGTCCGACGGCGTGACGTTGAATGTCCCTGACACACCGGAGGCGCGTACCGCCCGATCGTACATGGCTTCGGCAAAGGGCGGCGGGATGACGAACTGGCCGGCGCTGGTGACCTTGGCCCGGTAGCTGAGTTCCCGTGCCGTGGTATCGAAGCGGCCGTAAAAGACCACCCGGTCTTCGCGTACATCGACATAGTCGGCCCGCCAGCCGACGGCGGTGCGCGGCACCGAATCGCGCAGCACCTCGAAGCCGCCCGGCAGCAGGTCAATGACCGCCACGTTGGAAACCGGTTCGTTCAGCGCCCGCACCCGCAGGCGCACGGTGACTTCCTGGCCCTGTTGCAGCTCGGTAACCGGCTTGCCGTTGCCATTCAGGTACTCGCGGGTGATTTCCAGCTTGTCGCGCACCGGGGTCGTCGGCATCTCGCGGTCGAACCCGGCCTGGGACAGCAGGTGGAACAGCGCCTTGTCGGCGGCTACCAGCAGCTTGGCGGTATCCGTGCCGAAGGCCGCTTGGGGTAAGGGTTGCTGCTCGATCGCCAACGGATGTTCGCCTTTATTGCGATCTACGGCGGTAATGCGGATGGCCTCCTCCCGCAGCGGCGAGGTTTGCAGTTGGCCGTAAGCGCCCAGCGCCAGGATGGTATAGGCGGCGGAAATGGTGTTGTAGCGGCCGCGGAATACCGGTTCGACAAATCGCAGCAATGCCTCGCCGTCGAGCTTTGCCGCCCGGTTCGGGAAATGCTTCGCCAGCAGGTAAACGAACTGGGCGTCGCGGGTCAATGCCGAATGGAAGATACCGTCTTTACCGCTGTCCTTGGCGCCGAGGGGGTAGTGGCTGATCAGCGCCCTGGCATCATCCTGCATGTGAAGCAGCCCGTAGGCGGATGCCATATAAGCTGCCGCCAGATCCTGCCGCCAGATTTTCGGCTGGTGTTTGTCCAGCCAGGTCTGCAGGTTGATCAGGTGGTTGGTGGTCACCTCGCCCATGCGGGTCAGCAGATAGATGGCGTAGGCACGCACCCGTGCCTGTTCCAGATCGGCCGGCTGGTTGCCGACATAGTCGCGCAGGTAGTCGCGGCCGCGGGTCATGAGGTCCTCGGGTACGGCGTAGCCGAGAGCGCGGACCTCGAGGAGAAAATGCATGACGTAGACGCTGGGGAATTCCGCCACCTCGCTGCCGCCGGGCCAGAAACAGAAACCGCCGTTGGCCAGTTGCCGCTCGCGCAGCCTGGCGATGAGCGTGGCGAAGCGCTGTCGGTTGTCTTTGCTGTGTGGCGCAAAGGCCGGATGGCTCATCAGTCCGACCAGCGGGAAAACCTGGCTGACAACCTGTTCGGTGCAGCCGTGGGGAAAGTGTTCCAGGTAGGACGACAGGCCGTCGATGAGAACCAGTGGGCTGCTTGATGCCGCTACCCGCTGTTCGGCCAGATCGGCGTATAAGCTGCGCGGCACCTTCAGCTGGGCCTTGCCATTTTTGCTGTAGCCGCTGCTCAGGGTGGTGGTGTAGGGCAGTGCCGGACGGATGCTGAGGGTTGCGCGGCGCGTGGCCTGCTCCTTGCCCGAGGTGACGATGAAGCGCACTTGGGCCGCGCCTAGTTTGTCCTTGGCGCGCAGCTGGAAGTGAAGAGTCTTTTCGCTGCCTTCGCTGATGGTCAGCCGTTGTTCTTTATCGCCGATGATGTCCAGTTGTTCGGAAGCTTCCAGGCGTACGCTGACCGGGGCGTTCTTGCCCGAGCCTTCGAGGATGTTGCTGATGCTGGCCGAGGTGCGGAAACTGTCTCCGGGAGCCGCCTGGGTCGGCAGACTGGGCGTGATGACGAAGGGGCCTCGTACCAGGCTGGATTCTTCCGCCACGCCGATGGCCTCTTCGGCCACCGCCACGGCCATGATACGCAGGGTGCCGGCAAAGGTATCGGGCACCGTGAAGCTTACGCTGCGTTTCTGGCTATCGGCATCGAGAATGCCTGACCAGAAAACCGCCGGTTTGTCCAGGGCTCGAGCGAAGGGGTTGAGGTTGGCGGCCAGCGCTTTGCGCATGCTTTCGTCGGCCATGCCGCCGCCGCTGGCGGAAAGCCGGCGGATCAGATCGAATTCCGGCAGCAGTAGATCGAGCATCTGCAGGGTATCGACCTGCAGGGCACGTTTGCGCAGAAAGTGATCGAGGGGTTGCGGCGTTTTATATTTTGCCACCTGCAGAATGCCCTCGTTGACCGCAAACACGGCGATACGCGAAGGGCGGGATGTGCTGTAGTTGATTTCCATGCGATCCCCGGGCCGCGCTTTGGACGCCACATCCAGCTGCACATCAAGGGTGCGCTTGCCGCGATCGATGGTGAAAGGCGCCACGGCGTAGCTCAAGGGACTGGTGAAAATCTCCCGGGAGTCGGCGGCGCGCACGAAGGCGACGTTGACATAGGCGTTGCCCTCCAGGTCTTTGGGGATGGTGATGGTCTGCATGCTGCTGGTTGTGTCGGCGCTGAACCATTTCCAGGTGTGCACCCGGTGGCTTTCGATGGTGATCAGACCGCTGCCGGTATAAGGGGCGGTGATGTTCATTTCGATGGTGTCGCCGGCCTTATAGTCGTTGCGGTCGAGTTTGAGATCGAGTTCGGCGTTCTTTTCCCGTTGTCCCAGCAGGTTGCCGTGACCGACTACGGTAAAGCGCACCCGTGCCAGTTTCAGGCCCTGCGCATCGAGAATCTCCCACACGTAGGTGCCGGGGCGGTCGGTGGGCAGTCGGTAACGGCTACCGCTGGCGTCTATGGCAAAGTCCTGTATGTGCAGCTCCTGCTCCTTTTCCATCGACTGGTAGGCGTAGGTGCCGTCGGGCTGTTGCACCAGGGTCGAGATGCTGCGGATTTCCGCGAGTCGCGCCCGCAGTCCTTCCACGGCGCGGGGTTGTAGATCGGTGCCGATGGCAAGGAGGTCGATAACGCGTTCGGCATCCTTGTGGATGTAGTCCAGCTTGCCGTCGCTTTTGGTGCCGATGAGGGT
This DNA window, taken from Syntrophotalea carbinolica DSM 2380, encodes the following:
- the pbpC gene encoding penicillin-binding protein 1C translates to MNKTLRAAVILLLVTTAAILAIPRPNLLSYQSSSRAFFDRQGKLLRLTLADDDRYRLQVPLQEIAPALREATLLYEDHDFYRHPGVDPLALLRAFWTSYVVRERPVGASTITMQVARLRWHLQTRNLSGKLVQILRALQLSRHYSKDEIFEAYLNLAPYGRNIEGIEAASLIYFNKTAKDLSLPEALSLCVVPQNPVRRNPTTEQGFQALKVARDPLFRRWLAKHPNAATQQSFFDMPLQIRPPEQLPFRAPHLTTELERHLPLMQGGHIDTTIDGDVQRMAEQHLARYVARRKDVGINNGAVAILNYQTMELTALVGSADFFDAAIQGQVNGCSAQRSPGSTLKPFVYALAMDQGLIHPMSMLKDAPHRYGGFAPENYDQAFLGPMLARDALIASRNVPAAALQAKVHPPGLYELLQNAGVQNLKPASYYGLALALGGVELTMLDLLKLYAMLPNGGRLQPLRMLNTASKSENPSSPLSSEACFLILDILSDNPPALRAPLPGQHSTGMEVAWKTGTSHAFRDAWAVGISGPYVVAVWIGNFDGSGNRAFVGRQAAGPLLFEIFQSLSGAQPWQATGNLKPGLLNVKQVDMCADTGDLPGRYCPRTTPSWFIPGVSPIKVSAIHRAVPVDSQTGLRACRQQPGRTEMRIFEFWPSDLQRIFREAGIALKTPPPFEADCDLDTQSLSGAAPKIQSPVAGLAYRLQSETLNTAKIPFSAVADADVRQLFWFVDDTFVGTSKAGENFFWSPVSGNFVVRVVDDHGRADHRNLRVGMVRDQEK
- a CDS encoding alpha-2-macroglobulin family protein, which encodes MKRLLRAVRLGINKLAGSFSWTPPPWAAALQRTRKQSPKRFWSGLGLLALLAFAVVAGYGYYRHLPRPLLLTADIEAPGITPNDETLQPDALRVSFRYNTQRLQPEQQIPEIMPSVARLDLVDQRIETGIRLKPAISGTWSWEGDRTLIFVPDREWQAGTRYRLRFDKQLFSPESRFSSLDYTFDTPAFDVDLDNLEFYQDPRNRKIRQAVATLRFSHPVDAQSLEKHLALSMHPSDKDSKASPQKVGFTLSYDKNQREAYVHSMPLQLPEHSNYLRLSLQAGIAPAIGGEPSTRQLAKELLIPDRLSFLKVEEAEAIIVRTSTNEPQQVLRLRFTDDITEAELKDKLQAWLLPPRNPQRNSSRWRSPREVTSAILAQATPVPLVPLETEHGFSREFHLPLDAPPGGTLYLRLKPGLTSLGGFVHASFYDTLLRAPTYPKELQIAADGALLSLAGSHRLGLMTRGLDAFQVRIGKLLPGQLQHLISQTYGDLSDPDFASYRFDEDNIVEYAQQIIDLKQLPPQQANYASVDLSAYLPSDRDRCGLFFVELCGWDKTRKRKMSWVSDKRLILVTDFGLLVKDNADRSHDVFVRSFGNGQPVAGARVTLQGRNGLPLLTRTTDAEGHVKFPSTKGFRNEQQPTAYVVTTADDMAFIPFERRTRQLNFSRFEVGGVRDRQRNGQSLGAFLFSDRGLYRPGEQVAIGCIVKAQPLNNIEGIPLEIAIRNPRGTEVASKRLKLPAKGFFDYPYATQAASETGTYQVALYLVRDNNHRGRMIGLDQFRVEEFQPDTLKIRSTLLGIEERGWSTATRLTARVGLRNLFGTPAQGRKVTAFMNVRSARFSFKEYPEFSFADPWYDPDKQPLQISEELNVQTTDEQGQAEFTLPLERFNAGTYLLTLTTEGFEPGGGRSVTARNSVLLSPLKTLIGTKSDGKLDYIHKDAERVIDLLAIGTDLQPRAVEGLRARLAEIRSISTLVQQPDGTYAYQSMEKEQELHIQDFAIDASGSRYRLPTDRPGTYVWEILDAQGLKLARVRFTVVGHGNLLGQREKNAELDLKLDRNDYKAGDTIEMNITAPYTGSGLITIESHRVHTWKWFSADTTSSMQTITIPKDLEGNAYVNVAFVRAADSREIFTSPLSYAVAPFTIDRGKRTLDVQLDVASKARPGDRMEINYSTSRPSRIAVFAVNEGILQVAKYKTPQPLDHFLRKRALQVDTLQMLDLLLPEFDLIRRLSASGGGMADESMRKALAANLNPFARALDKPAVFWSGILDADSQKRSVSFTVPDTFAGTLRIMAVAVAEEAIGVAEESSLVRGPFVITPSLPTQAAPGDSFRTSASISNILEGSGKNAPVSVRLEASEQLDIIGDKEQRLTISEGSEKTLHFQLRAKDKLGAAQVRFIVTSGKEQATRRATLSIRPALPYTTTLSSGYSKNGKAQLKVPRSLYADLAEQRVAASSSPLVLIDGLSSYLEHFPHGCTEQVVSQVFPLVGLMSHPAFAPHSKDNRQRFATLIARLRERQLANGGFCFWPGGSEVAEFPSVYVMHFLLEVRALGYAVPEDLMTRGRDYLRDYVGNQPADLEQARVRAYAIYLLTRMGEVTTNHLINLQTWLDKHQPKIWRQDLAAAYMASAYGLLHMQDDARALISHYPLGAKDSGKDGIFHSALTRDAQFVYLLAKHFPNRAAKLDGEALLRFVEPVFRGRYNTISAAYTILALGAYGQLQTSPLREEAIRITAVDRNKGEHPLAIEQQPLPQAAFGTDTAKLLVAADKALFHLLSQAGFDREMPTTPVRDKLEITREYLNGNGKPVTELQQGQEVTVRLRVRALNEPVSNVAVIDLLPGGFEVLRDSVPRTAVGWRADYVDVREDRVVFYGRFDTTARELSYRAKVTSAGQFVIPPPFAEAMYDRAVRASGVSGTFNVTPSDSGGS
- a CDS encoding integron integrase, which encodes MKNKSKFRPNPELKLMDQVREVLRYHHYAYRTEQTYCDWIVRYIRFFGAKYHPCDMGKKEIEAFLSHLATDCKVSANTQRQALNAIVFLYRQVLDQPVDELIEHIKARKNRRPQVVLSQSEVQQVLARMTGTHLLMAQLLYGGGLRWMECIRLRVQDLDFERDLIYVRDGKGGKDRTTTFPASIKNGLQTHVDRIGQLHEQDLAKGYGSVYLPNALDIKYPNAEKEFAWQYVFPSKRLSTDPRSGKIRRHHVLESGLQKAVKVAVNRAGIHKRVGCHTFRHSFATHLLENGVNIRVVQELMGHADVKTTEIYTHVMAKNIDAVTSPLDVL